Proteins encoded in a region of the Pseudomonas shahriarae genome:
- the rpoZ gene encoding DNA-directed RNA polymerase subunit omega — MARVTVEDCLEHVDNRFELVMLSTKRARQLATGGKEPLLNWENDKPTVMALREIAAGVMSYEYIASAEIVEDEPLFAAFEDESNEAV; from the coding sequence ATGGCCCGCGTAACCGTTGAAGACTGCCTAGAACACGTGGATAACCGCTTTGAGCTGGTCATGCTCTCTACCAAGCGTGCCCGTCAATTGGCCACTGGCGGCAAAGAGCCACTGCTCAATTGGGAAAATGACAAGCCTACCGTGATGGCCCTGCGCGAAATCGCTGCCGGCGTGATGAGCTATGAATACATTGCCAGCGCTGAAATCGTTGAAGACGAACCGCTGTTTGCAGCGTTCGAGGACGAGTCCAACGAGGCCGTCTAA
- a CDS encoding YicC/YloC family endoribonuclease, which yields MVHSMTAFARVEKAGVQGTLSWELRSVNSRYLEPHLRLPESFRDLEGAVREALRAGISRGKLECTLRFTEETTGKPLQVDRERAAQLVAAAETIASLIKQPAALNPLEVLAWPGVLVADATDPQALNAEALALFNQGLKELKAGREREGAELARLINERLTAIEADVVTLRELVPQMLTTQRQKVLDRFTDMKADLDPVRLEQEMVLLAQKSDVAEELDRLSTHILEVRRVLKSAGAAGRRLDFLMQELNREANTLGSKAFDPRSTTAAVNLKVLIEQMREQVQNIE from the coding sequence ATGGTGCACAGCATGACTGCCTTTGCCCGCGTCGAAAAAGCCGGCGTCCAGGGCACCCTGAGCTGGGAATTGCGCTCGGTCAACAGCCGCTACCTGGAGCCGCACCTGCGCCTGCCCGAATCCTTCCGCGACCTTGAAGGCGCAGTGCGCGAAGCCCTGCGTGCCGGCATCTCCCGCGGCAAACTGGAATGCACCCTGCGCTTTACCGAGGAAACCACCGGCAAGCCGCTGCAGGTTGACCGCGAGCGCGCCGCGCAACTGGTCGCCGCCGCCGAGACCATCGCCAGCCTGATCAAACAGCCAGCGGCCCTGAACCCCCTGGAAGTGTTGGCCTGGCCTGGGGTGCTGGTGGCCGACGCCACTGACCCGCAAGCGCTGAACGCCGAAGCCCTGGCCCTGTTCAACCAGGGCCTCAAGGAGCTTAAAGCCGGCCGCGAGCGTGAAGGCGCCGAGCTGGCCCGCCTGATCAACGAACGCCTGACGGCCATCGAGGCCGACGTCGTGACCCTGCGCGAACTGGTGCCGCAGATGCTGACCACCCAGCGTCAGAAAGTCCTCGACCGCTTCACCGACATGAAGGCCGACCTCGACCCGGTGCGCCTGGAACAGGAAATGGTCCTGCTCGCACAAAAAAGCGACGTCGCCGAAGAACTCGACCGCCTGAGCACCCATATTCTGGAAGTGCGCCGCGTGCTCAAGTCGGCCGGTGCCGCCGGTCGGCGCCTGGACTTCCTGATGCAGGAACTCAACCGCGAAGCCAATACACTGGGCTCCAAAGCCTTCGATCCGCGCAGCACCACGGCGGCGGTCAACCTCAAAGTGTTGATCGAGCAAATGCGCGAACAAGTACAGAATATTGAGTAA
- the coaBC gene encoding bifunctional phosphopantothenoylcysteine decarboxylase/phosphopantothenate--cysteine ligase CoaBC, giving the protein MQRLYRKRIVLGVGGGIAAYKSAELVRRLLDQGAEVRVVMTRGGSEFITPLTMQALSGHPVHLDLLDPAAEAAMGHIELAKWADLVLIAPATADLIARLAQGIADDLLTTLVLATDATVTIAPAMNQAMWRDPATQANTQLLQSRGLKVFGPASGSQACGDVGLGRMLEATDLALCAAECFQHLALTGKHVLITAGPTQENIDPVRYITNHSSGKMGFALAEAAVEAGARVTLITGPVHLPTPDRVTRIDVVSARDMLAACEAAIPCDVFIASAAVADYRPEVVAPQKLKKDPTSGDGLLLQMVRNPDILATIATRADRPFSVGFAAETENLLDYAARKLKDKNLDLIVANDVANPSIGFNSEENACSVIDRELHATLFAQTSKGKIARQLISFIAQRLNQV; this is encoded by the coding sequence ATGCAGCGTCTGTATCGGAAACGCATCGTTCTCGGCGTCGGCGGCGGTATTGCCGCCTACAAGAGCGCAGAGTTGGTTCGCAGGCTCCTGGACCAGGGCGCCGAAGTGCGCGTGGTCATGACCCGTGGCGGCAGTGAGTTCATTACCCCGCTGACCATGCAGGCCCTGTCCGGCCACCCGGTGCACCTGGACCTGCTGGACCCGGCAGCCGAAGCCGCCATGGGCCATATCGAACTGGCCAAATGGGCCGACCTGGTGCTGATCGCACCCGCCACTGCTGACCTCATCGCGCGCCTCGCCCAAGGCATTGCCGACGACCTGCTGACCACGCTGGTGCTGGCCACCGACGCCACCGTCACCATCGCCCCGGCAATGAACCAGGCCATGTGGCGCGACCCCGCCACCCAGGCCAACACCCAACTCCTGCAAAGCCGTGGCCTCAAGGTCTTCGGCCCGGCCTCCGGCAGCCAGGCCTGTGGCGACGTCGGCCTGGGGCGCATGCTCGAAGCCACGGACCTGGCGCTGTGTGCCGCCGAGTGCTTCCAGCATCTGGCCCTGACCGGTAAGCACGTACTGATTACCGCCGGCCCGACCCAGGAAAACATCGACCCGGTGCGCTACATCACCAACCATAGCTCAGGGAAAATGGGCTTTGCCCTGGCAGAAGCGGCGGTTGAGGCAGGCGCACGCGTGACTCTGATCACCGGCCCGGTGCATCTGCCGACCCCGGACCGGGTCACCCGCATCGACGTAGTCAGCGCCCGCGACATGCTCGCTGCCTGTGAGGCGGCGATTCCCTGCGATGTGTTTATCGCGTCGGCAGCGGTCGCAGACTACCGCCCGGAAGTGGTTGCCCCACAAAAACTCAAGAAAGACCCTACAAGCGGCGACGGCCTGCTCCTGCAAATGGTGCGCAACCCGGACATTTTGGCCACCATCGCCACCCGCGCGGATCGTCCGTTCAGCGTCGGTTTCGCTGCCGAAACCGAAAACCTGCTGGACTACGCCGCACGCAAACTGAAAGACAAAAACCTCGACCTGATCGTTGCCAATGACGTCGCCAACCCGAGCATCGGCTTCAACAGCGAGGAAAACGCCTGCAGCGTGATTGATCGCGAGCTGCACGCCACCCTTTTCGCCCAGACCAGCAAGGGCAAGATTGCCCGCCAACTGATCTCTTTTATCGCCCAACGGCTGAACCAGGTTTAA
- a CDS encoding DUF4870 domain-containing protein → MSDNQLPVSAQNKEVRQWAMLCHFAAFLGLVFPFGSVLGPLILWQVKKDMDPLIDDQGKEALNFQLTVAIAWLVCFVLGFVVIGFLLMVVLVIAALILTIIGGIKANKGIAYRYPLTWRLIK, encoded by the coding sequence ATGAGTGACAACCAGCTTCCCGTGTCAGCCCAGAACAAGGAAGTGCGCCAATGGGCGATGCTCTGTCACTTCGCGGCGTTCCTGGGCCTGGTGTTCCCCTTTGGTAGCGTGTTGGGGCCATTGATCCTGTGGCAGGTGAAGAAGGACATGGACCCGCTGATCGACGACCAGGGCAAGGAAGCGCTGAACTTCCAGCTGACCGTGGCCATCGCCTGGCTGGTCTGCTTTGTCCTGGGGTTCGTGGTGATCGGCTTCCTGTTGATGGTGGTGCTGGTAATTGCCGCACTGATCTTGACCATCATTGGCGGGATCAAGGCCAACAAAGGCATTGCCTACCGTTACCCGCTCACCTGGCGATTGATCAAATAA
- a CDS encoding exodeoxyribonuclease III, whose translation MRIISVNVNGIQAAVERGLLSWLQAQNADVICLQDTRASAFELDDPAFQLDGYFLYACDAEVPAQGGVALYSRLQPKAVISGLGFETADRYGRYLQADFDKVSIATLLLPSGMNGDEDLNQKFKLMDDFARYLDKQRRKRREYIYCGSLYVAQQKLDIKNWRDSQQSPGFLAPERAWMDEIVGNMGYVDALREVSREGDQYSWWPDNEQAEMLNLGWRFDYQLLTPGLRRFVRSARLPRQPRFSQHAPLIVDYDWTLTI comes from the coding sequence ATGCGGATCATCAGTGTGAACGTTAATGGTATTCAGGCTGCAGTCGAGCGTGGTTTGCTCAGTTGGCTGCAAGCCCAGAATGCCGACGTCATCTGCCTGCAGGACACCCGCGCCTCCGCCTTTGAACTGGACGACCCAGCCTTCCAACTGGATGGCTACTTCCTTTATGCCTGTGATGCCGAAGTCCCTGCCCAAGGTGGCGTGGCTCTGTACTCACGGTTGCAACCCAAGGCGGTCATCAGCGGCCTCGGCTTCGAGACAGCCGATCGCTACGGGCGCTACCTGCAAGCCGATTTCGACAAAGTCAGTATTGCTACCTTGCTGCTCCCTTCGGGGATGAACGGCGATGAAGACTTGAACCAGAAGTTCAAGCTAATGGACGATTTCGCCCGTTATCTGGATAAACAGCGACGCAAACGCCGCGAGTACATTTATTGTGGCTCGTTGTACGTGGCGCAACAGAAGCTGGATATCAAGAACTGGCGCGACAGCCAGCAATCCCCGGGCTTCCTGGCGCCGGAACGGGCCTGGATGGACGAGATTGTCGGCAACATGGGGTATGTAGATGCCCTGCGTGAAGTCAGCCGCGAAGGCGACCAGTACAGCTGGTGGCCGGACAACGAACAGGCCGAGATGCTTAATCTGGGCTGGCGCTTTGACTACCAGTTGCTGACCCCCGGCCTGCGCCGGTTTGTCCGCAGCGCACGTCTGCCGCGTCAACCGCGCTTCTCGCAACATGCGCCGTTGATCGTGGACTACGACTGGACCTTGACCATCTGA
- a CDS encoding ABC transporter substrate-binding protein, which translates to MRLAALPLLLAPLFLAPLAQAASTLSVCTEASPEGFDVVQYNSLTTTNASADVLMNRLVDYDATSGKLVPSLADSWEVSPDGLTYTFKLHPGVKFHRTAYFSPSRSLTAEDVRFSFERMLDPANPWHQIAQSGFPHAQSLQLPALIKKIDALDPLTVRFTLDHADSTFLAALSMGFASIYPAEYADKLLKAGTPEKLNSQPIGTGPFVFGRFQKDAAIRYKANPDYFAGKPAVDNLIFAITPDANVRLQKLRRDECQIALSPKPLDIGEAQKDAALKVEKTAAFMTAFVAINSQHPPLDKPEVRQAINLAFDKASYLKAVFEGTAEAATGPYPPNTWGFAKELPGYPQDIAKAKALLARAGLSDGFKTTLWTRPSGSLLNPNPSLGAQLLQADLAKVGIQAEIRVIEWGELIRRAKAGEHDLLFMGWAGDNGDPDNFLTPQFSCAAVKSGTNFARYCDPALDKLISAGKTTNEQGVRSKLYQQAQAQIQQQALWLPLAHPTAFALTRKNVEGYQVSPFGRQDFSKVSVKP; encoded by the coding sequence ATGCGCCTCGCTGCCCTGCCACTTCTACTCGCCCCGCTCTTCCTCGCCCCGCTGGCCCAGGCGGCCTCCACGTTGAGCGTCTGCACCGAGGCCAGCCCCGAAGGGTTCGATGTGGTGCAGTACAACTCGCTGACCACCACCAACGCCTCGGCGGATGTGCTGATGAACCGCCTGGTGGACTACGACGCCACGAGCGGCAAGCTGGTGCCGAGCCTGGCCGACAGCTGGGAAGTCTCGCCGGACGGCCTGACCTACACCTTTAAATTGCACCCCGGCGTCAAATTCCACCGCACTGCGTATTTCAGCCCAAGCCGCAGCCTTACCGCCGAAGATGTACGTTTCAGCTTCGAGCGCATGCTCGACCCGGCCAATCCCTGGCACCAGATCGCCCAGAGCGGCTTCCCCCACGCCCAGTCCTTGCAACTGCCGGCGCTGATCAAAAAGATCGACGCCCTGGATCCGCTGACCGTGCGCTTTACCCTGGATCACGCCGACTCCACGTTCCTCGCCGCGCTGAGCATGGGCTTTGCCTCGATCTACCCGGCCGAATACGCCGACAAGTTGCTCAAGGCCGGCACCCCGGAAAAGCTCAATAGCCAACCCATCGGCACCGGCCCCTTTGTTTTCGGGCGTTTCCAGAAAGATGCAGCGATTCGCTACAAAGCCAACCCGGATTACTTCGCCGGCAAGCCTGCTGTGGATAACTTGATCTTTGCCATCACCCCGGACGCCAACGTACGCCTGCAGAAACTGCGCCGGGATGAGTGCCAGATCGCCTTGTCACCCAAGCCCCTGGATATCGGCGAGGCGCAAAAGGATGCGGCGCTCAAGGTGGAAAAGACCGCAGCCTTCATGACCGCGTTTGTGGCCATCAACAGCCAGCACCCACCGTTGGACAAGCCAGAAGTGCGCCAGGCGATCAACCTGGCCTTCGACAAGGCCAGCTACCTCAAGGCCGTGTTTGAAGGCACCGCCGAAGCCGCCACCGGCCCCTACCCGCCCAATACCTGGGGTTTTGCCAAGGAATTGCCGGGTTATCCACAGGACATCGCCAAGGCCAAGGCCCTGCTGGCCCGCGCCGGGCTGAGTGACGGCTTCAAGACCACCCTTTGGACCCGGCCCTCGGGCAGCCTGCTCAACCCCAACCCAAGCCTGGGCGCACAACTGCTGCAGGCGGACCTGGCCAAGGTCGGCATCCAGGCCGAGATCCGCGTGATCGAATGGGGCGAGCTGATCCGCCGCGCCAAGGCTGGCGAGCACGACCTGCTGTTTATGGGCTGGGCCGGCGACAACGGCGACCCGGATAACTTCCTGACCCCGCAGTTTTCCTGCGCGGCGGTAAAATCCGGCACCAACTTTGCCCGTTACTGCGACCCGGCACTGGACAAGCTGATCAGTGCCGGCAAGACCACCAATGAGCAAGGCGTGCGCAGCAAGCTGTATCAACAGGCACAGGCGCAGATCCAGCAGCAGGCGCTGTGGTTGCCACTGGCTCATCCGACGGCCTTTGCCCTGACCCGTAAAAATGTCGAGGGGTATCAGGTCAGCCCGTTTGGGCGCCAGGATTTCTCCAAGGTCAGCGTGAAGCCCTGA
- the dut gene encoding dUTP diphosphatase, whose translation MHALQAKILDPRLGTDFPLPAYATPGSAGLDLRAMLKQDTVLEPGQTLLIPTGLSIYVGDPGLAALILPRSGLGHKHGIVLGNLVGLIDSDYQGELMVSCWNRGQTAFNIAVGERIAQLVLVPVVQAHFELVTEFDETQRGAGGFGHSGSH comes from the coding sequence ATGCACGCTTTGCAAGCCAAGATCCTCGACCCCCGCCTCGGCACCGACTTCCCACTGCCGGCCTACGCCACACCGGGCTCCGCCGGCCTGGACCTGCGCGCCATGCTCAAGCAAGACACCGTCCTTGAGCCGGGCCAGACCCTGCTGATCCCCACCGGCCTGTCGATCTACGTCGGCGACCCCGGCCTGGCCGCCTTGATCCTGCCGCGCTCCGGCCTGGGTCACAAACACGGGATCGTGCTGGGCAACCTGGTGGGCTTGATCGACTCGGACTACCAGGGCGAATTGATGGTCTCGTGCTGGAACCGTGGCCAGACTGCCTTCAACATCGCCGTCGGCGAGCGCATTGCTCAACTGGTCCTGGTGCCGGTGGTGCAGGCACATTTCGAACTGGTCACCGAGTTCGACGAAACCCAGCGTGGCGCGGGCGGTTTCGGGCATTCCGGCAGCCACTGA
- the gmk gene encoding guanylate kinase: MTHSTGTLYIISAPSGAGKSSLVKALTDTNPEIRVSVSHTTRAMRPGEVNGVNYHFVERSEFVKMIEHGDFLERAEVFGNLYGTSQSHLQQTLDEGHDLILEIDWQGAEQVRQLMPKARSIFILPPSLEALHQRLTNRGQDSDQVIDGRMREAVSEMSHYVDYDYLIINDDFSHALDDLKAIFRANQLQQKRQQQRFGKLLAELLG, translated from the coding sequence ATGACCCACAGCACCGGCACCCTGTACATCATTTCCGCCCCCTCGGGCGCGGGCAAAAGCAGCCTGGTCAAGGCCCTGACCGACACCAACCCGGAGATCCGCGTATCGGTCTCCCACACCACTCGCGCCATGCGCCCGGGTGAGGTGAACGGCGTGAACTATCACTTCGTCGAACGCAGCGAATTCGTGAAGATGATCGAACACGGGGACTTCCTGGAGCGCGCCGAGGTGTTCGGCAACCTCTATGGCACGTCCCAGAGCCACTTGCAGCAGACCCTGGACGAAGGCCACGACCTGATCCTGGAAATCGACTGGCAGGGCGCCGAACAGGTGCGCCAATTGATGCCCAAGGCGCGCTCGATCTTTATCCTGCCGCCGTCCCTGGAGGCCTTGCACCAGCGCCTGACCAATCGCGGCCAGGACAGCGACCAGGTCATCGACGGCCGCATGCGCGAAGCCGTCAGTGAAATGAGCCACTATGTGGACTACGACTACCTGATCATCAACGACGATTTTTCCCACGCCCTGGACGACTTGAAGGCGATTTTCCGCGCCAATCAGCTCCAGCAAAAACGCCAACAGCAGCGTTTTGGCAAATTGTTGGCCGAACTGCTCGGTTGA
- the radC gene encoding RadC family protein yields the protein MSIRNWPAAERPREKLLELGAASLSDAELLAIFLRTGVSGKSAVDLARHLLGQFGSLRSLLEARQTVFIQHLGLGPAKFAQLQAVLEMGRRHLAEHVRNESVLESPVAVRDYLKALLRHEPHEIFGCLFLDSRHRVLGFEALFQGTIDNAMVYPRQVVKRALDYNAAALILCHNHPSGNAEPSIADRKLTKHLQRALDLVDVRVLDHIIIGDGDPLSMAEYGWL from the coding sequence ATGAGTATTCGCAATTGGCCTGCGGCGGAGCGCCCGCGGGAGAAGCTTTTGGAGTTGGGGGCGGCAAGTCTCTCGGATGCCGAGTTGCTGGCGATTTTCCTGCGTACCGGCGTCTCGGGTAAAAGCGCGGTGGACTTGGCGCGCCATCTGCTGGGGCAATTTGGCAGCCTGCGTTCGTTGCTGGAGGCCCGCCAAACCGTCTTCATCCAGCATCTGGGCCTGGGGCCGGCTAAGTTCGCCCAGTTGCAGGCGGTGCTGGAAATGGGCCGGCGCCATCTGGCCGAGCATGTGCGCAATGAGTCGGTGCTGGAAAGCCCGGTTGCCGTGCGTGACTACCTCAAGGCGCTGCTGCGCCATGAGCCCCACGAAATATTCGGCTGCCTGTTTCTTGATTCAAGGCACCGGGTGCTGGGCTTCGAAGCGCTGTTCCAGGGCACCATAGACAATGCCATGGTGTACCCGCGACAGGTGGTCAAGCGCGCCCTGGACTACAACGCAGCGGCGTTGATCCTGTGCCACAACCACCCCTCCGGGAATGCCGAGCCCAGCATTGCTGATCGAAAACTGACCAAGCATCTGCAAAGGGCCCTCGATCTGGTGGACGTGCGGGTACTGGATCACATCATTATCGGCGACGGTGACCCGCTGTCGATGGCCGAATACGGTTGGCTGTAA
- the pyrE gene encoding orotate phosphoribosyltransferase, giving the protein MQAYQRDFIRFAIDRGVLRFGEFTLKSGRTSPYFFNAGLFNSGSALAQLGRFYAAAIVESGIAFDVLFGPAYKGIPLAAATAVALAEHHDRDLPWCFNRKEAKAHGEGGSLVGAPLTGDVLIIDDVITAGTAIREVMQIIASQDGAKAAGVLIALNRQERGNGELSAIQEVERDFGIPVVSIVSLNQVLQFLEDDPQLKQHLPAVRAYREQFGV; this is encoded by the coding sequence ATGCAGGCGTATCAACGCGATTTCATTCGTTTTGCCATCGATCGCGGGGTTTTGCGCTTCGGTGAGTTCACCCTCAAGTCCGGGCGCACCAGCCCATACTTCTTCAATGCCGGCCTGTTCAACTCGGGTTCTGCCCTGGCGCAACTGGGGCGTTTCTACGCCGCCGCCATCGTTGAAAGCGGTATTGCCTTCGACGTGCTGTTTGGCCCGGCCTACAAAGGTATTCCGTTGGCCGCCGCAACCGCAGTGGCCCTGGCTGAACACCACGACCGCGATCTGCCGTGGTGCTTCAACCGCAAGGAAGCCAAGGCCCACGGTGAGGGCGGCAGCCTGGTCGGCGCGCCGCTGACCGGCGATGTGCTGATCATCGACGACGTGATCACTGCCGGTACCGCGATTCGTGAAGTGATGCAGATCATTGCGTCCCAGGACGGCGCCAAGGCTGCGGGCGTGCTGATCGCGTTGAACCGCCAGGAACGCGGCAACGGTGAGTTGTCGGCGATCCAGGAAGTGGAACGTGACTTCGGGATTCCCGTGGTGAGCATCGTGTCGCTGAACCAGGTATTGCAGTTCCTGGAAGACGACCCGCAGCTCAAGCAGCATCTGCCGGCAGTGCGTGCGTACCGCGAGCAGTTTGGCGTCTGA
- the argB gene encoding acetylglutamate kinase, whose amino-acid sequence MTLEREAAANTAKVLSEALPYIRRYVGKTLVIKYGGNAMESDELKTGFARDIVLMKAVGINPVVVHGGGPQIGDLLKRLSIESHFIDGMRVTDAQTMDVVEMVLGGQVNKDIVNLINRHGGSAIGLTGKDAELIRAKKLTVTRKTPEMTQPEIIDIGQVGEVIGINTDLLNLLVKGDFIPVIAPIGVGANGESYNINADLVAGKVAEALKAEKLMLLTNIAGLMDKEGKVLTGLTTQQVDDLIADGTIYGGMLPKIRCALEAVQGGVGSSLIIDGRVPNAVLLEIFTDTGMGTLISNRKRP is encoded by the coding sequence ATGACCCTCGAACGCGAAGCCGCCGCCAACACCGCCAAGGTCCTTTCCGAAGCGTTGCCTTACATTCGACGCTACGTCGGCAAGACGCTGGTGATCAAGTACGGCGGCAATGCCATGGAAAGCGACGAGCTGAAAACCGGCTTTGCCCGTGACATCGTGCTGATGAAAGCTGTCGGGATCAACCCGGTGGTGGTGCACGGCGGCGGCCCGCAAATCGGTGACCTGCTCAAGCGCCTGTCCATCGAGAGTCATTTCATCGACGGCATGCGCGTTACCGATGCGCAGACCATGGACGTGGTGGAGATGGTCCTGGGCGGCCAGGTGAACAAAGACATCGTCAACCTGATCAACCGTCACGGCGGCAGCGCCATCGGCCTGACCGGCAAGGACGCCGAGCTGATCCGTGCGAAGAAACTTACCGTGACCCGCAAGACTCCGGAGATGACCCAGCCGGAAATCATCGACATCGGCCAGGTGGGCGAAGTGATCGGCATCAACACCGATTTGCTCAACCTGCTGGTCAAGGGCGACTTCATCCCGGTCATCGCGCCGATTGGCGTGGGGGCCAATGGCGAGTCCTACAACATCAACGCCGATCTGGTGGCGGGCAAGGTGGCCGAGGCACTCAAGGCCGAGAAGCTGATGCTGCTGACCAATATCGCCGGCCTGATGGACAAGGAAGGCAAGGTTCTGACCGGCCTGACTACCCAGCAAGTCGACGATCTGATCGCCGACGGCACCATCTACGGCGGCATGCTGCCGAAGATCCGCTGCGCACTGGAAGCGGTGCAGGGTGGCGTAGGCAGCTCGCTGATCATCGACGGCCGGGTGCCCAATGCGGTGCTGCTGGAGATCTTCACTGATACGGGCATGGGTACGCTGATCAGCAATCGCAAGCGTCCGTAA
- the rph gene encoding ribonuclease PH: MKRPSGRAADQLRSIRITRNYTKHAEGSVLVEFGDTKVICTVSVENGVPRFLKGQGQGWLTAEYGMLPRATGERNQREASRGKQGGRTLEIQRLIGRSLRAALDMSKLGDVTLYVDCDVIQADGGTRTASITGAMVALVDALKVIKKRGGLKGGDPLKQMIAAVSVGMYQGEPVLDLDYLEDSAAETDLNVVMTSTGGFIEVQGTAEGAPFQPADLNAMLALAQKGMSEIFELQNAALAD, from the coding sequence ATGAAACGTCCAAGTGGTCGCGCTGCCGATCAGCTCCGCTCGATCCGCATCACCCGCAACTACACCAAACACGCCGAGGGATCTGTACTGGTCGAGTTTGGCGATACCAAGGTCATCTGCACCGTCAGCGTCGAGAATGGCGTGCCGCGTTTCCTCAAGGGGCAGGGCCAGGGTTGGTTGACCGCAGAGTACGGCATGTTGCCGCGCGCCACCGGCGAGCGTAACCAGCGTGAAGCCAGCCGTGGCAAGCAGGGCGGTCGTACCCTGGAAATCCAGCGTCTGATCGGCCGTTCCCTGCGCGCTGCGCTGGACATGTCTAAACTGGGCGATGTAACCCTGTACGTCGACTGCGACGTGATCCAGGCCGACGGCGGCACCCGCACCGCCTCCATCACTGGCGCCATGGTGGCCCTGGTCGACGCGCTGAAAGTGATCAAGAAGCGCGGCGGCCTGAAAGGCGGCGACCCGCTCAAGCAGATGATTGCCGCCGTATCGGTGGGCATGTACCAGGGCGAGCCGGTGCTGGACCTGGACTACCTGGAAGACTCGGCTGCCGAGACCGACCTGAACGTGGTCATGACCAGCACCGGTGGGTTCATCGAAGTGCAGGGCACCGCCGAAGGCGCGCCATTCCAGCCGGCAGACCTGAACGCCATGCTGGCCCTGGCCCAGAAAGGCATGAGCGAAATCTTCGAACTGCAGAACGCCGCACTGGCTGACTGA